The nucleotide sequence TTACGGAAAACCCCTACCTGGCCAATTTCTACCGCGACATGCGCACCTGGGCCTTCCACTCCCAGATTTTCTTTCTGACTCACCGGCTGCGCATCCACCGCCGCCTGCTTAATCATCCCACCTCGGTCATTCAAGACCGCAGCGTGTACGAGGATGCTGAGATTTTTGCCGAGAACCTGTACCGCCAGGGCCTGATGGAGGAACGCGATTATCGCACCTACCGCGACCTGTACGAGGTGGTGGTGGATATTTTGCCTCCTCCGGATCTGGTCGTCTATTTGCGGGCTTCGGTGCCCACCCTGTTGCAGCGCATCGCCCTCCGGGGCCGGGACTATGAGCGGCACATCTCCGCCGAATATCTGGCCCAACTCAACACCCTGTATGAGGAATGGGTGCAGCGGTTTGCGTTGTGCCCCATCCTCACCGTCCCGGCCGACGATTTGGACTATGTGGCTCACCCGGCGCATCTCGACCTGATCGTGCACAAGGTGCAGGATAAACTGGCTGGCAAAGAGGAGGTGGTGTTCACCGCCGAGGAGGTGCGGAGGGTCAACGGCGCGGCGTAAAAAAGCCCTGACAGAAAGCCTGTCAGGGCTTTTTCGCCACCCCAGGGGGCGGTGGAGAGGGCAACGGGGCGTCGGGCGCCCCGTTGGGGTCGGTCACCTATTCCAGAACGAAGGTCTCGCCGGGGCGGAGCACCTGCGCCCTGGCTGTGGTTTCCTGCTCAACGCGTTGCGCCCACTGGGCGGGGTCCTGGGCGATGAGATCCCAGGTGCTGTAGTGGATGGGAATGACCACCTTGGGGCGCAGCAGTTTGACGGCCTTCAGCGCGTCCTCGGGCCCCATGGTGAAGTTGTCGCCAATGGGCAGCACGGCCAGGTCCAGCCCCTCGTC is from Anaerolineae bacterium and encodes:
- a CDS encoding deoxynucleoside kinase gives rise to the protein MRTGKKFVAVAGNIGVGKSTLVKLLSKRLGWQPFYEPVTENPYLANFYRDMRTWAFHSQIFFLTHRLRIHRRLLNHPTSVIQDRSVYEDAEIFAENLYRQGLMEERDYRTYRDLYEVVVDILPPPDLVVYLRASVPTLLQRIALRGRDYERHISAEYLAQLNTLYEEWVQRFALCPILTVPADDLDYVAHPAHLDLIVHKVQDKLAGKEEVVFTAEEVRRVNGAA